A genomic window from Silene latifolia isolate original U9 population chromosome 11, ASM4854445v1, whole genome shotgun sequence includes:
- the LOC141613096 gene encoding glycosyltransferase family 92 protein RCOM_0530710-like — MEIPDFSLSIASKSVNTKPNSEYHRIKDITIENTVLFPDFVLVILTNNAKVTPLYDVVNYRIDCVYSTESVEENSSIAYPMLSIDEHNSGESRWLVRCPLPPGISTTAIGLQLHHDTVGHVASENGTIMSWGNNKLVYEAAFDGEDVAAIFVKGLGLNGEKKSDPNQFKCRFGNDIALITKAITAAQEVIRCPLPQGVSRSSILKNNEAVHVTIERRIDSKEYIVPSIAKLQKSDDSNGYVQGDDNKYELCACTMVWNQAAFIREWIVYHGWLGIQRWFVYDNNSNDGLDEEINDLNLENYNVSRHTWPWLKSQEAGFAHCLLRARDQCNWVAFFDVDEFFYFPPPKVRNNDKVDRRGRDALLSIVQNMSSTPLKGQIKTNCHNFGPSGLKASPKEGVSLGYTCRVKISDRHKSIVRPDTVDESLLNRVHHFELKTGFSGKTLSSTEAVINHYKYPVWDVFKAKFERRVSAYVVDWKENKNEESKDRTPGLGTQAIEPQDWHLKFCEVWDTRLRDFIRANLADPITTLLPWQRSGQ, encoded by the coding sequence ATGGAAATTCCTGATTTTTCCCTTTCGATTGCTAGCAAATCAGTTAATACAAAACCCAACTCCGAGTATCATAGAATAAAAGATATAACAATCGAAAACACCGTTTTATTTCCTGATTTTGTGTTAGTAATTCTAACAAATAATGCCAAGGTTACGCCTTTGTATGATGTCGTTAATTACAGAATTGACTGTGTTTATAGCACAGAGTCTGTGGAGGAAAATAGTAGCATTGCTTATCCAATGTTGTCTATTGATGAGCATAATTCCGGCGAATCACGATGGTTAGTACGGTGCCCATTACCGCCAGGGATCAGCACAACCGCAATTGGGTTGCAATTACACCATGACACGGTAGGTCACGTGGCGTCAGAAAATGGGACCATTATGTCATGGGGTAATAACAAGTTAGTCTATGAGGCGGCGTTCGATGGAGAAGACGTAGCTGCAATTTTTGTCAAGGGTTTAGGCCTAAACGGCGAAAAAAAGTCTGACCCAAATCAGTTTAAATGTCGATTTGGTAATGATATCGCGCTAATTACAAAAGCGATCACAGCTGCACAAGAAGTCATCCGGTGTCCCCTGCCTCAAGGTGTGTCAAGATCAAGTATTTTGAAGAACAATGAGGCGGTTCATGTTACAATCGAAAGGAGGATCGATTCCAAGGAGTATATTGTACCGTCAATTGCCAAATTACAGAAGAGCGACGATAGTAATGGTTATGTACAAGGGGATGATAATAAGTATGAGCTTTGTGCTTGTACTATGGTATGGAATCAGGCCGCCTTCATTAGGGAATGGATAGTTTACCATGGTTGGCTCGGGATTCAACGATGGTTTGTGTATGATAATAATAGTAATGATGGATTAGACGAAGAAATTAACGATCTTAATCTAGAAAATTATAATGTGAGTCGGCATACTTGGCCGTGGCTTAAGTCACAAGAAGCTGGTTTTGCACATTGCTTGCTAAGGGCTAGGGATCAATGTAATTGGGTCGCGTTCTTTGATGTCGATGAATTCTTCTATTTCCCTCCTCCAAAGGTAAGGAATAACGATAAGGTCGATCGTAGAGGACGGGATGCTCTACTCTCTATAGTGCAAAATATGTCATCTACACCATTAAAAGGTCAAATCAAAACAAATTGTCATAATTTTGGACCCTCAGGACTAAAGGCAAGTCCTAAGGAAGGTGTGTCATTAGGGTACACATGTCGGGTCAAGATATCCGACAGGCATAAATCCATAGTACGTCCTGACACGGTGGACGAGTCTCTCTTAAATCGAGTTCATCATTTTGAGTTGAAGACTGGTTTTTCAGGGAAGACTCTGTCTTCAACGGAGGCCGTGATCAACCATTACAAATATCCTGTCTGGGATGTTTTTAAGGCGAAGTTTGAAAGAAGAGTTTCCGCGTATGTTGTTGATTGgaaagaaaacaaaaatgaagaaTCGAAGGATCGGACACCCGGGTTAGGAACACAAGCCATTGAACCACAAGATTGGCATCTAAAGTTTTGTGAGGTTTGGGATACAAGATTAAGGGACTTCATAAGAGCTAATTTGGCTGATCCTATTACTACATTGCTCCCATGGCAGAGGTCTGGTCAATGA